A genome region from Cervus canadensis isolate Bull #8, Minnesota chromosome 10, ASM1932006v1, whole genome shotgun sequence includes the following:
- the STX16 gene encoding syntaxin-16 isoform X6, with product MATRRLTDAFLLLRNNSIQNRQLLAEQELDELADDRMALVSGISLDPEAAIGVTKRSPPKWVDGVDEIQYDVGRIKQKMKELASLHDQHLNRPTLDDSSEQEHAIEITTQEITQLFHRCQRAVQALPSRARRACSEQEERLLRNVVASLAQALQELSTSFRHAQSGYLRRMKNREERSQHFFATSVPLMDDGEDNTLYDRGFTDEQLVLVEQNTLLVEEREREIRQIVQSISDLNEIFRDLGAMIVEQGTVLDRIDYNVEQSCIKTEDGLKQLHKAEQYQKKNRKMLVILILLVVIIVLIVVLVGVKSH from the exons cTCGCTGATGATCGCATGGCTCTGGTGTCAGGCATTAGCTTGGACCCAGAAGCCGCAATTGGTGTGACAAAGCGGTCCCCTCCTAAATGGGTGGATGGAGTGGATGAA ATACAGTATGATGTTGGGCGGATTAAACAGAAGATGAAGGAGTTAGCCAGCCTTCATGACCAGCACTTAAATCGACCTACTCTGGATGACAGCAGTGAGCAGGAGCATGCCATCGAGATAACCACACAGGAGATCACGCAG CTCTTCCATAGGTGTCAGCGTGCGGTGCAGGCGCTGCCCAGCCGGGCCCGCCGGGCCTGCTCGGAGCAGGAGGAGCGGCTCCTCCGAAACGTGGTGGCCTCGCTGGCCCAGGCCCTGCAGGAGCTGTCCACCAGCTTCCGGCACGCACAGTCCGGCTACCTCCGAC GCATGAAGAATCGAGAGGAAAGATCCCAGCATTTTTTTGCTACATCAGTACCGCTGATGGACGATGGAGAGGATAATACTCTGTATGACCGG GGTTTCACAGACGAGCAGCTAGTGCTGGTGGAGCAGAACACGCTGCTGGTGGAGGAGCGGGAGCGGGAGATCCGCCAGATCGTGCAGTCCATCTCCGACCTGAACGAGATATTCAGGGACCTGGGAGCCATGATCGTAGAACAG GGTACCGTCCTTGATAGAATCGACTATAATGTTGAACAGTCCTGTATCAAAACTGAAGACGGCTTGAAACAGCTCCACAAG GCAGAGCAGTATCAAAAGAAGAATCGGAAGATGCTTGTGATTTTAATATTACTTGTCGTCATCATTGTCCTCATTGTTGTCCTCGTCGGCGTGAAGTCTCACTGA
- the STX16 gene encoding syntaxin-16 isoform X4 encodes MSWMSQIKSNSYSQVCPRKLRRGTWRDRKTVPYPSSIKSKFVIQLADDRMALVSGISLDPEAAIGVTKRSPPKWVDGVDEIQYDVGRIKQKMKELASLHDQHLNRPTLDDSSEQEHAIEITTQEITQLFHRCQRAVQALPSRARRACSEQEERLLRNVVASLAQALQELSTSFRHAQSGYLRRMKNREERSQHFFATSVPLMDDGEDNTLYDRGFTDEQLVLVEQNTLLVEEREREIRQIVQSISDLNEIFRDLGAMIVEQGTVLDRIDYNVEQSCIKTEDGLKQLHKAEQYQKKNRKMLVILILLVVIIVLIVVLVGVKSH; translated from the exons CCAGATCAAGTCAAATTCATATTCACAAGTATGTCCAAGGAAATTAAGACGTGGTACGTGGAGAGATAGGAAAACAGTTCCATATCCTAGCAGTATCAAAAGCAAGTTTGTAATCCAG cTCGCTGATGATCGCATGGCTCTGGTGTCAGGCATTAGCTTGGACCCAGAAGCCGCAATTGGTGTGACAAAGCGGTCCCCTCCTAAATGGGTGGATGGAGTGGATGAA ATACAGTATGATGTTGGGCGGATTAAACAGAAGATGAAGGAGTTAGCCAGCCTTCATGACCAGCACTTAAATCGACCTACTCTGGATGACAGCAGTGAGCAGGAGCATGCCATCGAGATAACCACACAGGAGATCACGCAG CTCTTCCATAGGTGTCAGCGTGCGGTGCAGGCGCTGCCCAGCCGGGCCCGCCGGGCCTGCTCGGAGCAGGAGGAGCGGCTCCTCCGAAACGTGGTGGCCTCGCTGGCCCAGGCCCTGCAGGAGCTGTCCACCAGCTTCCGGCACGCACAGTCCGGCTACCTCCGAC GCATGAAGAATCGAGAGGAAAGATCCCAGCATTTTTTTGCTACATCAGTACCGCTGATGGACGATGGAGAGGATAATACTCTGTATGACCGG GGTTTCACAGACGAGCAGCTAGTGCTGGTGGAGCAGAACACGCTGCTGGTGGAGGAGCGGGAGCGGGAGATCCGCCAGATCGTGCAGTCCATCTCCGACCTGAACGAGATATTCAGGGACCTGGGAGCCATGATCGTAGAACAG GGTACCGTCCTTGATAGAATCGACTATAATGTTGAACAGTCCTGTATCAAAACTGAAGACGGCTTGAAACAGCTCCACAAG GCAGAGCAGTATCAAAAGAAGAATCGGAAGATGCTTGTGATTTTAATATTACTTGTCGTCATCATTGTCCTCATTGTTGTCCTCGTCGGCGTGAAGTCTCACTGA
- the STX16 gene encoding syntaxin-16 isoform X7 codes for MATRRLTDAFLLLRNNSIQNRQLLAEQLADDRMALVSGISLDPEAAIGVTKRSPPKWVDGVDEIQYDVGRIKQKMKELASLHDQHLNRPTLDDSSEQEHAIEITTQEITQLFHRCQRAVQALPSRARRACSEQEERLLRNVVASLAQALQELSTSFRHAQSGYLRRMKNREERSQHFFATSVPLMDDGEDNTLYDRGFTDEQLVLVEQNTLLVEEREREIRQIVQSISDLNEIFRDLGAMIVEQGTVLDRIDYNVEQSCIKTEDGLKQLHKAEQYQKKNRKMLVILILLVVIIVLIVVLVGVKSH; via the exons cTCGCTGATGATCGCATGGCTCTGGTGTCAGGCATTAGCTTGGACCCAGAAGCCGCAATTGGTGTGACAAAGCGGTCCCCTCCTAAATGGGTGGATGGAGTGGATGAA ATACAGTATGATGTTGGGCGGATTAAACAGAAGATGAAGGAGTTAGCCAGCCTTCATGACCAGCACTTAAATCGACCTACTCTGGATGACAGCAGTGAGCAGGAGCATGCCATCGAGATAACCACACAGGAGATCACGCAG CTCTTCCATAGGTGTCAGCGTGCGGTGCAGGCGCTGCCCAGCCGGGCCCGCCGGGCCTGCTCGGAGCAGGAGGAGCGGCTCCTCCGAAACGTGGTGGCCTCGCTGGCCCAGGCCCTGCAGGAGCTGTCCACCAGCTTCCGGCACGCACAGTCCGGCTACCTCCGAC GCATGAAGAATCGAGAGGAAAGATCCCAGCATTTTTTTGCTACATCAGTACCGCTGATGGACGATGGAGAGGATAATACTCTGTATGACCGG GGTTTCACAGACGAGCAGCTAGTGCTGGTGGAGCAGAACACGCTGCTGGTGGAGGAGCGGGAGCGGGAGATCCGCCAGATCGTGCAGTCCATCTCCGACCTGAACGAGATATTCAGGGACCTGGGAGCCATGATCGTAGAACAG GGTACCGTCCTTGATAGAATCGACTATAATGTTGAACAGTCCTGTATCAAAACTGAAGACGGCTTGAAACAGCTCCACAAG GCAGAGCAGTATCAAAAGAAGAATCGGAAGATGCTTGTGATTTTAATATTACTTGTCGTCATCATTGTCCTCATTGTTGTCCTCGTCGGCGTGAAGTCTCACTGA
- the STX16 gene encoding syntaxin-16 isoform X8 → MALVSGISLDPEAAIGVTKRSPPKWVDGVDEIQYDVGRIKQKMKELASLHDQHLNRPTLDDSSEQEHAIEITTQEITQLFHRCQRAVQALPSRARRACSEQEERLLRNVVASLAQALQELSTSFRHAQSGYLRRMKNREERSQHFFATSVPLMDDGEDNTLYDRGFTDEQLVLVEQNTLLVEEREREIRQIVQSISDLNEIFRDLGAMIVEQGTVLDRIDYNVEQSCIKTEDGLKQLHKAEQYQKKNRKMLVILILLVVIIVLIVVLVGVKSH, encoded by the exons ATGGCTCTGGTGTCAGGCATTAGCTTGGACCCAGAAGCCGCAATTGGTGTGACAAAGCGGTCCCCTCCTAAATGGGTGGATGGAGTGGATGAA ATACAGTATGATGTTGGGCGGATTAAACAGAAGATGAAGGAGTTAGCCAGCCTTCATGACCAGCACTTAAATCGACCTACTCTGGATGACAGCAGTGAGCAGGAGCATGCCATCGAGATAACCACACAGGAGATCACGCAG CTCTTCCATAGGTGTCAGCGTGCGGTGCAGGCGCTGCCCAGCCGGGCCCGCCGGGCCTGCTCGGAGCAGGAGGAGCGGCTCCTCCGAAACGTGGTGGCCTCGCTGGCCCAGGCCCTGCAGGAGCTGTCCACCAGCTTCCGGCACGCACAGTCCGGCTACCTCCGAC GCATGAAGAATCGAGAGGAAAGATCCCAGCATTTTTTTGCTACATCAGTACCGCTGATGGACGATGGAGAGGATAATACTCTGTATGACCGG GGTTTCACAGACGAGCAGCTAGTGCTGGTGGAGCAGAACACGCTGCTGGTGGAGGAGCGGGAGCGGGAGATCCGCCAGATCGTGCAGTCCATCTCCGACCTGAACGAGATATTCAGGGACCTGGGAGCCATGATCGTAGAACAG GGTACCGTCCTTGATAGAATCGACTATAATGTTGAACAGTCCTGTATCAAAACTGAAGACGGCTTGAAACAGCTCCACAAG GCAGAGCAGTATCAAAAGAAGAATCGGAAGATGCTTGTGATTTTAATATTACTTGTCGTCATCATTGTCCTCATTGTTGTCCTCGTCGGCGTGAAGTCTCACTGA